The Rhizobium indicum genome has a segment encoding these proteins:
- a CDS encoding host attachment family protein, which translates to MILPQGTVVAVTDGEKLDLYRNTGTGSELSLTALPDISIDDEAKGSGGRHGSTSANPDESQMSEDGFSAGVAQYLNKQVLEGGIVNLVVISAPRSLGELRKHYHKFLSAKLLLEISKDLTGHSAQDVEKAVQSA; encoded by the coding sequence ATGATACTTCCGCAAGGTACAGTCGTCGCCGTGACCGACGGTGAGAAACTAGACCTCTATCGCAACACCGGGACTGGCTCCGAACTCAGTCTAACCGCACTGCCTGACATTTCCATAGACGACGAAGCCAAAGGCTCGGGTGGTCGCCACGGAAGCACCTCGGCGAACCCGGATGAAAGCCAGATGTCGGAAGACGGATTTTCCGCTGGTGTCGCTCAATACCTCAACAAGCAGGTGTTGGAGGGCGGTATTGTCAATCTCGTGGTCATTTCGGCGCCGCGTTCACTGGGCGAACTGCGAAAGCATTATCACAAGTTCCTTTCCGCCAAACTGCTTCTGGAAATCTCCAAGGATCTGACGGGCCACTCTGCCCAGGATGTCGAGAAAGCCGTGCAGTCCGCTTGA
- a CDS encoding cation:proton antiporter, with the protein MKRMPLSLPIACLAIGAVLAWSPFPLLPRFNPLENRAFTERMTEIVVIVALMGAGLKLDRPIGWKPWMTTWRLLGIAMPLTIVALAFLGSWILGLGGASALLLGACLAPTDPVLASDVQVGPPQTGEEDEVRFALTSEAGLNDGLSFPFVHLAIALALAAKEGVSLLQHWAFLDVFWRLAAGAFMGWALGKAFGFLSFRMMGSSLAKTQDGFVALGMTFTTYGLTQLIGGYGFVAVFLAAIAFRASERDHDFHEQLHDFAEQIERLLMMVLLVCLGSIAASGQLLAGIDWRVSAFVVLAIAFVRPIIGWLSLLGAGHSPGETVIIAVFGIRGLGSIYYLAYATGQAEFENVQTVWATVLLIILVSIVVHGIAVTPTMRWIDGRRSRAARRPPARSVH; encoded by the coding sequence ATGAAACGTATGCCCCTGTCTCTTCCAATCGCCTGTCTGGCCATTGGCGCGGTGCTTGCATGGTCGCCGTTCCCACTTCTGCCGCGTTTCAATCCTCTGGAGAATCGCGCATTCACCGAGCGGATGACCGAGATCGTCGTCATCGTCGCGCTGATGGGTGCAGGGCTTAAACTCGACCGTCCGATCGGATGGAAGCCGTGGATGACGACATGGCGACTTCTCGGGATAGCCATGCCGCTGACCATCGTCGCACTCGCATTCCTCGGGTCATGGATACTGGGTCTCGGAGGGGCTTCTGCTCTTTTGCTCGGCGCCTGCCTTGCCCCGACCGATCCGGTCCTCGCCAGCGATGTGCAGGTCGGGCCACCGCAGACAGGAGAGGAGGACGAGGTCCGTTTTGCGCTAACCTCCGAAGCAGGGCTTAACGACGGCTTGAGCTTCCCGTTCGTCCACCTTGCCATCGCCCTGGCGCTTGCCGCGAAGGAGGGCGTCTCCCTGTTGCAACATTGGGCATTTCTTGACGTGTTCTGGAGACTGGCCGCAGGCGCCTTTATGGGATGGGCGCTGGGGAAGGCTTTCGGTTTTTTGTCGTTCAGGATGATGGGAAGCAGCCTCGCAAAAACGCAGGACGGCTTCGTCGCTCTTGGAATGACCTTCACCACGTATGGGTTGACTCAACTAATCGGTGGCTACGGCTTCGTCGCCGTGTTCCTTGCGGCGATCGCGTTCAGAGCGAGTGAACGAGACCACGATTTTCACGAGCAGCTTCATGATTTCGCGGAGCAAATAGAACGTTTGCTGATGATGGTACTCCTTGTCTGCCTCGGGTCAATCGCGGCTAGCGGGCAGCTTCTGGCAGGTATCGATTGGCGGGTCTCAGCCTTCGTCGTTTTGGCGATCGCGTTCGTCCGTCCAATCATCGGCTGGCTGAGTTTACTCGGAGCCGGACATTCGCCCGGCGAAACTGTGATTATCGCCGTCTTCGGCATCAGAGGGCTTGGGTCGATCTATTATCTCGCATACGCCACGGGTCAAGCCGAGTTCGAGAACGTCCAGACCGTCTGGGCGACAGTGCTCCTGATCATCCTTGTTTCGATCGTGGTGCACGGTATCGCGGTTACTCCCACGATGAGATGGATCGATGGTCGAAGGTCCCGAGCCGCTCGGCGGCCACCGGCGCGTTCAGTTCACTAA
- a CDS encoding nucleotidyltransferase and HEPN domain-containing protein produces MKSSLEHMPLRKQRELGRVLEILHEEFEDALKEGTADFKKRGRILKIVLFGSYAKGGWVDEPFTMKGYRSDFDLLIIVNNRKLCEFAEYWHKAADRLIHEAAIETPVSFIVHSRREVNTYLKEGQYFFSDIRKEGIVLYELDDEPLAEPEPLSTEDRLRVAKEHFEERIEASTEFLDLAEHARTRGYGKRAGFLFHQSLEQAYSCILLTLTNYGPPSHNIKFLRSLAEEQDRRLAEAFPRDQHRERAWFNTLNEAYVKARYSKHYEISEEALAWFGERTTVLLELVRMVCSEHLERLKHVSH; encoded by the coding sequence ATGAAATCGTCGCTTGAACATATGCCGCTCCGCAAGCAGCGAGAACTCGGACGGGTTCTCGAAATCCTCCACGAGGAATTCGAGGACGCGCTGAAGGAAGGCACGGCCGATTTCAAGAAGCGTGGCAGGATACTGAAGATCGTCCTGTTCGGCTCCTACGCCAAGGGTGGCTGGGTCGATGAACCGTTCACCATGAAGGGGTATCGCTCCGATTTCGATCTGCTGATCATCGTCAACAATCGCAAGCTCTGCGAGTTCGCCGAATACTGGCACAAGGCAGCCGACCGGCTGATCCACGAAGCCGCGATCGAAACGCCAGTGAGCTTCATCGTCCATTCCAGACGCGAGGTGAATACCTACCTCAAGGAGGGGCAGTATTTCTTCTCTGACATTCGCAAGGAAGGCATCGTTCTCTACGAACTGGACGATGAGCCGTTGGCTGAGCCCGAGCCCCTTTCGACCGAGGACCGGCTTCGCGTGGCGAAGGAGCATTTTGAAGAGCGGATCGAGGCTTCGACGGAATTTCTCGATCTGGCCGAACATGCACGTACTAGGGGCTACGGGAAACGAGCGGGGTTTCTTTTTCATCAGTCGCTGGAGCAAGCCTATTCCTGCATTCTCCTTACTCTCACCAATTACGGTCCACCATCGCACAACATCAAGTTTCTGCGCTCGCTCGCCGAGGAGCAGGACCGCCGGCTGGCCGAGGCCTTTCCACGTGATCAGCACCGGGAACGCGCGTGGTTCAACACATTGAACGAGGCATATGTGAAGGCGCGCTATTCAAAACATTACGAGATCAGCGAGGAGGCTCTCGCCTGGTTTGGCGAGAGGACAACCGTGCTGCTTGAATTGGTCCGGATGGTTTGCTCCGAGCATCTCGAAAGGCTGAAACACGTCAGCCACTAG
- a CDS encoding transglutaminase family protein produces the protein MSKIRIHHRTIYRYRYAVNLRPHRLMLRPRESPDLRLLSHEVSITPQAQVSWAIDVFGNAVATAVFSDMTDVLTVDSVALVDLTAAAWPVFAIAGSALTFPFRYSDEEWTDLGALTARQYADPSQQLQRWAQGFVASNSTDTLSLLKDISAGVSSSISYQSREAEGTQTPTQTLDRGRGSCRDFAVLFAEAVRALGFGARIVSGYLSNPDQILLGSQDQGSTHAWVEVFVPGGGWITFDPTNRSMGGANLIPVAVTRDIAQSVPVAGSFVGASDAFILMDVEVEVSA, from the coding sequence ATGTCGAAAATCCGTATCCACCATCGCACGATCTATCGCTACCGCTATGCGGTCAATCTCAGGCCTCACCGGCTGATGTTGAGGCCGCGCGAGAGCCCCGATCTCCGGCTGCTGTCGCATGAGGTCTCGATAACACCACAGGCCCAGGTCAGTTGGGCGATCGATGTATTCGGCAACGCCGTTGCCACCGCGGTTTTCAGCGACATGACCGATGTCCTGACCGTCGACAGCGTCGCCTTGGTCGACCTCACCGCCGCAGCATGGCCGGTCTTTGCTATTGCAGGCTCCGCGCTCACCTTTCCATTCCGCTATTCGGACGAGGAATGGACCGATCTCGGCGCGCTGACGGCTCGGCAGTATGCCGACCCGTCCCAGCAACTTCAGCGGTGGGCACAAGGATTTGTCGCAAGCAATTCGACAGACACGCTCTCGCTTCTGAAGGACATAAGCGCTGGGGTGTCTTCATCGATCTCCTATCAAAGCCGCGAGGCGGAAGGCACACAGACGCCAACCCAGACGTTGGATCGTGGTCGGGGATCGTGCCGCGACTTTGCAGTGCTGTTTGCCGAAGCCGTTCGAGCCCTAGGTTTTGGAGCGCGTATCGTGTCGGGATACCTGTCCAATCCTGATCAAATATTGCTCGGTTCGCAGGATCAGGGCTCGACCCATGCCTGGGTCGAGGTATTCGTTCCCGGCGGCGGATGGATCACGTTCGATCCGACCAACCGCAGCATGGGCGGGGCCAATCTCATCCCTGTCGCCGTCACCCGCGATATCGCGCAATCCGTGCCCGTCGCCGGCAGCTTCGTCGGTGCGTCCGATGCATTCATATTGATGGACGTGGAGGTCGAGGTGTCCGCGTGA
- a CDS encoding BON domain-containing protein: MKFSSDCYGHEQYGSQGHSSASTIATIEAALSADSNIDNRAIQIRMLGPVVLLEGYITNTADRERAISLAAMIVGQENVQDRMLSRFPMQ; this comes from the coding sequence ATGAAGTTCAGCTCTGACTGCTACGGCCATGAACAGTACGGTTCACAAGGCCATAGTTCGGCGTCGACTATCGCGACGATCGAAGCAGCCCTTTCCGCCGATTCGAACATCGACAACCGTGCCATCCAGATCAGGATGCTCGGCCCTGTCGTCCTGCTCGAAGGCTACATAACAAACACTGCAGACCGCGAGAGAGCCATCTCGCTTGCGGCGATGATCGTCGGCCAGGAGAACGTCCAAGACCGGATGTTGAGCCGTTTCCCCATGCAGTAG
- a CDS encoding extracellular catalytic domain type 1 short-chain-length polyhydroxyalkanoate depolymerase: protein MKFSFGRSLVKAFRVQKKIGKLIGKAVEATRTKPKRTTSTSRPAKPILVETTAFGSNPGRLVMKSFVPTTRLPKNPALVVLLHGCGQTPESLDVATGFSKLAKERGFVLLYAQQKRANNSQNCFNWFRPSAVARDRGEVRSIKQMVEHICERHRIDRSRIFVAGLSAGGAMAGALVANYPALFAGAAIIAGMPFGSARDTMSALRAMKSGATPPPGGWGRPIAEISPEAKAWPAITIWHGMEDRVVKPVNALACVAQWLEVQGIAENSGRLEEKPWGRLQSWKITSELKVALYSVSNMGHGLPIKKRKSVTALRSGDPYVIPAEISAPAEMMRLWGLSRLRT from the coding sequence ATGAAGTTCAGTTTCGGCAGATCGCTAGTAAAGGCCTTCAGAGTCCAAAAGAAAATCGGCAAGCTGATCGGGAAAGCTGTCGAAGCGACCCGAACCAAACCGAAACGCACAACCTCCACATCCCGTCCGGCGAAACCGATTTTGGTCGAGACAACCGCGTTTGGAAGCAATCCGGGCCGCCTGGTGATGAAATCCTTCGTTCCGACGACGCGGCTGCCGAAGAACCCCGCGCTTGTCGTCCTGCTTCATGGCTGCGGTCAGACCCCCGAAAGCCTGGATGTCGCGACCGGGTTCTCCAAGCTCGCGAAAGAGCGCGGTTTCGTTCTGCTTTATGCGCAGCAGAAGAGAGCAAACAATTCGCAAAATTGCTTCAACTGGTTTCGACCAAGCGCCGTCGCTCGAGACCGCGGAGAGGTGCGTTCAATCAAGCAGATGGTCGAGCACATATGCGAGCGACATCGCATCGACCGTTCGAGGATCTTCGTCGCGGGGCTGTCCGCCGGCGGGGCGATGGCGGGCGCGCTTGTCGCGAACTATCCCGCATTGTTTGCAGGCGCCGCGATCATAGCCGGGATGCCATTCGGATCTGCCCGCGATACGATGTCGGCCCTGCGCGCGATGAAGTCAGGTGCGACGCCGCCGCCGGGCGGATGGGGTAGGCCCATCGCTGAGATTTCGCCAGAGGCTAAGGCATGGCCTGCGATAACCATCTGGCATGGCATGGAAGACCGGGTGGTCAAGCCCGTCAATGCGCTCGCGTGTGTTGCTCAGTGGCTCGAAGTCCAAGGCATTGCAGAAAACAGCGGCCGTTTGGAGGAGAAACCATGGGGCAGGCTGCAGTCGTGGAAAATCACAAGCGAGCTGAAAGTGGCCCTTTATTCGGTCAGCAACATGGGCCACGGGCTTCCGATCAAGAAGCGCAAGAGCGTCACGGCGCTACGATCTGGAGACCCCTACGTGATCCCGGCAGAAATCTCGGCTCCAGCAGAGATGATGCGATTGTGGGGTTTGTCGAGGCTTCGAACATAA
- a CDS encoding CsbD family protein, translating into MGSTADKIKGTTNEVAGKARQAAGKAVDNHEEQAKGAVQEAKGKAQVAKGDVKDAVKKVVDKA; encoded by the coding sequence ATGGGAAGCACTGCAGACAAGATTAAGGGAACCACGAACGAAGTCGCCGGCAAGGCGCGGCAGGCCGCGGGCAAAGCCGTTGATAATCACGAGGAACAGGCAAAGGGTGCCGTTCAGGAAGCCAAGGGCAAGGCCCAGGTTGCCAAGGGCGACGTCAAGGATGCCGTGAAAAAGGTCGTCGATAAGGCATAG